The stretch of DNA TCGCGCACTCCCCTCAAGCGGGCCATCAACTCGAAGTAAAGATACCTCATGTTGAAGGAGCGCACCCTTGCATCCGCGAGTTCGGGATTCCATCGGATGGCAATCTTCCCATGCTGGATGATGCGGGAGAGAAGGGAAGCCGGAGGCATCCAGAGATCAGTGATCAATGTCCGGAGTTTACCCTGACGATGCAGCGCCCTTGCCACCGCATATCTCTCTCGAGCTCCTAATTGGCAGACGATCCAGTTTGGACTCCCGGAGCGGGGTTTCTGAAACCGGGAAGATGTCATGAAGCCTTTGAAGGCAGGGATTCGGCCAGTTTGATTTCCTCAGCCTTAAGGCGAATCAGGTAATCGTAAAAGGCAACGAGCATGCAGTAATGGAAGCCGGGTAGCCCATCCAGAAACGCTCGCTTCCAGAAAAAGAGATACACAAAACGGATGAGCGGACGGCAGGGAATGCGGTCTGCCAGAAGTTTCAAAGCCTGCTGGCGTTCATCACCGTGCTTGCCGAAGATCTGGGAGATCATCGTCGTGAAGCCAAGATCCCGGCCCCCGCACAGTCTTTGCGCCTCGTCCGAGGAATACCTGTTATGGCGGCGAAGCCAGTCGGATATTCCCTTGGAAAAGTTATAATGGATATACGGCTCCTTCAGAAGGCCGGTACCTCTGGCTGCAAACGAAAGATGCTGCCCGTGGCCGATCTGCTCAAAGCGTGACTCACCCAGACGAAGCAGGCGCGCCTGGTAAAAGGGATACATGCTCGATCTCCGGATCCAGCGATTCATGAAGATGATTTTATTGGCTATGTAATAAGCGCTTTTCTCATCCCTGTATGTCACATCGCAGAGTTCGGCGTGAAGCTCCGGCGTGATGCACTCGTCGGCGTCCAGATGAAGGATCCATCGATTCTTGAACTCAATGGTGTCAATCGCCCAGTTCCTTTGACCTGCAAACGAGTCAAAGTGTCGGGAATAAACCCGAACAGGCAGTCCTGATAGGATATCCACTGTTTCATCCTCACTGTAGGAATCGACCACCACCACATCATCGCATTCCTTGAGCGACTCGATGCATCGACGAATGTTGATCGCCTCATTATGGGTAAGGATGAGAACGGAATAGGACATGCGCGGATTACTCTATTTTCGCTCCGCCACCCTGCGTGCCGGATTACCGGCCATGACGGAATTTCTTTCCACATTCCTCATCACCACCGAGCGGGCCCCCAGGACCGCCCCCTCACCGACAGTCACGCCGGGTCCCACGAAGGCATCGGCACAGATCCAGGCGCCCTCACCGACACGGATCGGCGGCTTCAGAAGCAGCATGGCACTGTCTCGGTAATCATGGCTTCCAGCGCAGAGATGGACTCGCTGAGAGATCGTCACCCGTTCACCGATCGTGACCCGCCCCAGATTGTACACCAGCGCATCAAACCCGATCGACGACCAGTCACCCACCTCCAGATTCCACGGGAGGAAGATCCGGACACTTGGATGGATTTGGACATGACGGCCGATCTTTGCGCCAAAGAGACGCAGCAAGGCAGTCCTCCATCCCCAGAGTAGCCGCGGACTGAATCGGAACAGAGGCCATGCCATCCCCCAGAGAACCCTCCCGAGCAGCTCCCTCCGGGAATACTTCCGGGCACTGCGGTTGGATGAAATGTCAAGGGCGTCGCTCATGGGACTGATTGATGATCAGATTCTTGTAACCATTCAGCATCGACTGGGCGATTCCTTTCCAAGAGAAATCCCGTGCGACCCATTCCCTGCCCCTGTCCCCCATCGACTTCAGGGAGACAGACCGGTTGGATGTGGCCTCTTGAAGGGCTCTCGCGAGATCATCGACCGACGGATCAACCCACCAACCGCACTGATGCTCCACGAGCCCCTGCCAGGGAGCACCAGTGGTTGTGATCACCGGAAGACCTGAGGCGAGCGCCTCCGCGACGGAGATGCCGAAATTCTCGCTATAGGTAGGCAGGATGAAGAGATCCGACTCCCGGTAGAGATCCCACTTCTCCTCATCCGAAACGGCATCTTCCAGCGACCAGACATCTTCCAGCCCAGCTGCCTGAACCATCGAAGCGATCTCAGAGCGATGCCCCGCCTCATCGGGTCCGACCACTCTCATCCTCCATCCCTCAGGACGGACTATGCCCCAAGCCTCCACAAGCATCGGAAGACCTTTCTTCGGATGAACACGCCCGAGAA from Verrucomicrobiota bacterium encodes:
- a CDS encoding glycosyltransferase family 2 protein; translation: MSYSVLILTHNEAINIRRCIESLKECDDVVVVDSYSEDETVDILSGLPVRVYSRHFDSFAGQRNWAIDTIEFKNRWILHLDADECITPELHAELCDVTYRDEKSAYYIANKIIFMNRWIRRSSMYPFYQARLLRLGESRFEQIGHGQHLSFAARGTGLLKEPYIHYNFSKGISDWLRRHNRYSSDEAQRLCGGRDLGFTTMISQIFGKHGDERQQALKLLADRIPCRPLIRFVYLFFWKRAFLDGLPGFHYCMLVAFYDYLIRLKAEEIKLAESLPSKAS
- a CDS encoding putative colanic acid biosynthesis acetyltransferase — translated: MSDALDISSNRSARKYSRRELLGRVLWGMAWPLFRFSPRLLWGWRTALLRLFGAKIGRHVQIHPSVRIFLPWNLEVGDWSSIGFDALVYNLGRVTIGERVTISQRVHLCAGSHDYRDSAMLLLKPPIRVGEGAWICADAFVGPGVTVGEGAVLGARSVVMRNVERNSVMAGNPARRVAERK